A region of the Deltaproteobacteria bacterium genome:
ATTATGCGCCGAACTCAAATTTACCTTCCACAGGGTATTTACGATAGACTCGCTTTATTAAAGCAGGCCACTCAGTTTTCTATGGCGGAAATTATTCGCACAATTATCGAGAAGCACATCGCCGACGAGGAGGCGATGATGAAGGAATCACTCGAAGATCTCGCCGATCTTAAGATCACAGGAGGCCCGGTAGATCTGTCAGAGAACTTTAATTCTTATCTTGCAAGAAAATGACAAAAGTACTTGTCGATGCCGATGCCCTGGTTGCTCTTGCCAAATCTGACGATAGCAACCATAAAAAGGCCTTGAATATACTGAAAAGGGTTAACAACCCCTCGTTTTATATCTCTCCATACGCAATTCCTGAGGCAGTAACGGTTTTGTCATATCACGTTTCCCAAAGTGCAGCTAAGACGTTTTTAGCAAAAATACGTGAAAAAAAGATCAGACAACTGCCTTTAACTACCGAGCTAGAACGAGAGACCGATAAGATTTTTGAACGTCAAAATAGAAAAGGGATATCTTGGTTTGACTGTTTTAACGTAGCACTCATGACCACTTGCGATCTCGATTGCATTTTTTCTTTTGATAAGTTTTACAACAAAGCCGGCTTACAAATGCTTGGCCAGTAGCACCTTTTAAAACAATTTGACTTTAGTGCCTACACTATATTTATCAATTCCTGCAAAAGATCATTTACGGTGGTAATTGTCCGCGAGCTTCCTTGGAATCCTCGCTGTAGCGATATTAACTTCACGAAGTTACTGGCCAGGTCGGTGGTGGATAATTCTAAAGCACCCGCTTCGATGGCGCCAAAGCGACCAGTTTGAGGCGTTCCTAGAACGGCCTCTCCTGAAGAGTTCGACTCAGCATAAAGCGAACCGCCGCGCCGTTGTAAACCCTCAGGGTTTGCAAAAGCAGCGAGTGCTAGTGTTCCCATGGAAGAAGTCTCGCCATTGTCGAGCAGTGCAAACAAAGTGCCATCGCCTTCAAAGCTGAGAGAAACCACATTGCCAGCTCCGGAACCATCTTGGGATATTTCGCTGATACTCGAGGGTGAGGCATATTGGGTAAAGGGATCAAAATACACTCCAATGGACGAATCCGTTGCGCCGTTTGCCCAGTCAGCACCCATGAGCAAGTCTGGAGCTACCGGAGCAGTGCGCGTTCCATCAGAGCTAAACGTAAGATCCACCGTTCCAACTTGCACAGCTGCGCCAGCCGTACCAGCACCTGCGCCACCTGAAGCCAATTCACCTCCGTCGATAAAAGTACTTGCCGTCCAAGTCCCAGGAGCCGTGTGATAGAAAAAGACCGTAGCCGTGTGCTTGGCCCCCAAAGAATCGAACACATCGACGAAAGTAGAAAACGAGGCCGCATCGCTTAATTCGGCGTAAGTAGCACCCGCCGCCGGCTGCGCAGTCAAGGCCGAGGATGCATCCAAATTGCCACCAATGAAAACATTTAGACTCTCGATGTTTTCCTGACTAATTTGATTCGTAGCTATTCGCTCCAAACCACCGGAACCGTTTACTGGGAACCCTAAAACATAAAGGTCATTTTGGTTGCGCAAATATCCATCGGCATCTATTTTTAAGTTTCCCGCCCTGCTGTAATAACGCGCCCCGGAGATATCCTCCAAAACAAAAAAACCGTTGCCATCCACAGCGAGATCGAGATTGCGATCAGTAAATTCCAGCGACCCCTGATTAAACACCTCTGTGACACTTGATATTGTGCTACCGCTTCCCACAGCCATGTTTCCAGTTCCACCTCCTCCAAGACTGCCTAGCAGTAAATCAGTAAAATCCGCCCGCGAAGCTTTGTACCCCACCGTGTTAGAGTTAGATATATTATCCGCAACAGTAGCAATAGCCACACCATGCGATTGTATCCCAGAACGACCGGCAAAAAGTCCATCAATTATACTTGGCACAGTTTATACTCCTGTTTATCGTTGATGTTAAATAACACTTCCATTCGACCTTTGCTTTCATTCCTTTGACAATATTTTTGTCCTCTATTCTCTCCCGCGAAACACCTCCACCACATCTTGCATTGCAACGTGCTCGCCATTTATCAATAACGCGGGCTCAGGTTCTAACACAAAACCATCCACTGTTCCCGTCACCTTCGCATCTAAATTCACAAATTGCCCTTCTGCACCCACCGCGATCGCTTTAACCGCATACGTTCCATCTGGCAAAGCTAAATCGCTAAGTGCGACCACCTGCTTACCCGAACTTAAACTCTCTAACTCTTTAGAACCAACAACCTGTCCCTGTTCGTTTAGAAAATCGACGCGACCAGATTTCGCGCCCTGCGGAACATTGAACCACAGATTTGGACCGCTATTATCGACTACGTGAACATTTTGATCCTTTAGCACCACCTCGTGTCCCAAAAAGGAAGCCATCATACCAGTCGTATTCCCAGCACCAGAGGAAAGGGTATCGTTGATGGAGATGAGCTGCTCGAGTTGGCTAAACTGAGCAAGCTGGACTGCAAACTCCTCATTCTCCATGGGATTTAGCGGATCTTGGTTTTGCAGTTGATGAACGAGCAAGGTCAAAAATTCTTGCTGACCGATATTGGCTGAATTTCCGATATTTCCAGTCGCGCCACTCGTCGAAGCCTTATTCCCCGATTGGCTATCGCTCACCTTGGTCTTGGGGCCGGACTGTCCCAGACTCCCTATTTTCACTTCATCAGTCATATATAATAGCTTCCTTTAAGCCACCCAAAGAGTTTTTTGGTTTGCGTAAACTGCGCTCGGCACGTTTCTGAATTCCTCGTTTGCCACTGAGCTAGACATTGCCGCACCAATCGTGGCCTTACCACCCTTAGCATGTCTCTCGCGACGAAAAAATTGCCCAAAACGTCCTTGAGCCAAATCTGCCTCGCTATTGCCAATAGCAATGTGAATATTATCTGCCTTAATGCTCGATCCAGATAATAATATAGAGCTTATATCGGCGACTTTGCTTCTCAACAAAGCTTCAACTTCTGGATTTTCTGGCGTAAAGCGAGCAAACAATTCATCCCTTCTATAGACCAGTTTCACCGTAACCTGCCCTAAATCCGGTGGATCCAACCTAACAACTAATGCATTTGTATCGCGACCGCTGTTGGCCACCTCTAAAGCTTTTTGAATCTGCTCAATAATTTTGGTTTGAGCCTCTCCTGGCAATTGCTTCATTAACACTCCTGACTTTAGGTCGCGCGGTTGCGATGCCACAAGCGGTTCGGCACTCATGCGTGCAATTGCAAGGTGCTTAAGTGCGTTTTCCTGAGGTAGATAAAAATTGTTATTATTTCCGGCCATATCCGGACTGCTTGTCCCGTTAATCGCATTGTGAATAAGATTTTGAAGTTGCTTGCCATCAATTGGAGCAGCAATTTGCTTAAGACCATTATCACTAGCTGACACGTTAAATAGTTTTTGCGATAGCTCAGTGTATTTTGCTGCAAATTGTTCCACATCAAGAATTTCCCCTCTTGCTTGTGGATTCATAAGTGCGAGCTTGTTAACCTTTCCGTTTGTCACGTCGCCGACTAAGTTTTGAATACCAGTTTGCACACTTGTCTCTGGCAGAAGCTTTTGCTCAACAACCTCCCGCCCAACCTCACTTGTCTCTGCATGAGCCCTTCCATTTAAATAAGGCGTCTTGTCGCTTTGGATGGCTGGAGCTTTCTCGCGCATTGAGCTTTCCGACACATTCTCACTCTTTTCTTTATGTGTCCTTAGCTCGCTATCAGCTTTAACGTCTTTTTGCGGTACGCGATCTAGTTTTTCGCCTCCCCTGCAAAAACTTTTCTCAGACTCCTCGCTGTCTAACTCGT
Encoded here:
- a CDS encoding PIN domain-containing protein; this encodes MTKVLVDADALVALAKSDDSNHKKALNILKRVNNPSFYISPYAIPEAVTVLSYHVSQSAAKTFLAKIREKKIRQLPLTTELERETDKIFERQNRKGISWFDCFNVALMTTCDLDCIFSFDKFYNKAGLQMLGQ
- a CDS encoding flagellar hook protein FlgE; this translates as MPSIIDGLFAGRSGIQSHGVAIATVADNISNSNTVGYKASRADFTDLLLGSLGGGGTGNMAVGSGSTISSVTEVFNQGSLEFTDRNLDLAVDGNGFFVLEDISGARYYSRAGNLKIDADGYLRNQNDLYVLGFPVNGSGGLERIATNQISQENIESLNVFIGGNLDASSALTAQPAAGATYAELSDAASFSTFVDVFDSLGAKHTATVFFYHTAPGTWTASTFIDGGELASGGAGAGTAGAAVQVGTVDLTFSSDGTRTAPVAPDLLMGADWANGATDSSIGVYFDPFTQYASPSSISEISQDGSGAGNVVSLSFEGDGTLFALLDNGETSSMGTLALAAFANPEGLQRRGGSLYAESNSSGEAVLGTPQTGRFGAIEAGALELSTTDLASNFVKLISLQRGFQGSSRTITTVNDLLQELINIV
- a CDS encoding flagellar hook-length control protein FliK — encoded protein: MEQIKKGFSPSERALKGHAELEQDELTESQFIELLYGLSMAPSDAATSPSNSGNFNDFLPPMNSQASKKIDEDVPRAAEKADCDELDSEESEKSFCRGGEKLDRVPQKDVKADSELRTHKEKSENVSESSMREKAPAIQSDKTPYLNGRAHAETSEVGREVVEQKLLPETSVQTGIQNLVGDVTNGKVNKLALMNPQARGEILDVEQFAAKYTELSQKLFNVSASDNGLKQIAAPIDGKQLQNLIHNAINGTSSPDMAGNNNNFYLPQENALKHLAIARMSAEPLVASQPRDLKSGVLMKQLPGEAQTKIIEQIQKALEVANSGRDTNALVVRLDPPDLGQVTVKLVYRRDELFARFTPENPEVEALLRSKVADISSILLSGSSIKADNIHIAIGNSEADLAQGRFGQFFRRERHAKGGKATIGAAMSSSVANEEFRNVPSAVYANQKTLWVA